The Neodiprion virginianus isolate iyNeoVirg1 chromosome 5, iyNeoVirg1.1, whole genome shotgun sequence genome contains a region encoding:
- the LOC124305612 gene encoding oocyte zinc finger protein XlCOF26-like, whose protein sequence is MPSSKGVSAETTVKNKKPNGESSTRNLKKRRKNATRICNKILVKSALVAKSYSCDTCNVSFSLKRKLIRHMSVHKYICDACNEKFESRNKLKAHVASAHGPEKYPCTACDHVSNNKWSLHDHFVRKHTEKYKFSCNVCNKEFKIKNDLQTHINRSHSENPPLVCDICGHTNKSIHALKCHKKYAHHKPQFKCKLCKRRMTTQEYLDRHMQGHQTKERVICPTCGKTFREKYSLDVHTMIHTGVKPFICPVCGKGTLAPYLHSLPYLSKILSPTSQEIMYRDIAMTKNDCHIASCALLNTFWTKKCALAWVTMGIDC, encoded by the exons ATGCCTTCATCGAAGGGAGTTAGTGCTGAGACAACAGTGAAGAATAAGAAACCTAATGGTGAAAGTAGTACACGCAATCTGaagaagagaaggaagaaTGCAACTAGAATTTGTAACAAGATCTTGGTGAAATCCGCTCTAGTTGCCAAAAGTTATTCCTGCGATACATGCAACGTTAGTTTTTCCTTAAAAAGAAAACTTATCAGGCATATGAGTGTTCATAAATATATCTGTGACGCttgcaatgaaaaatttgaatcgagGAACAAACTGAAAGCACATGTAGCATCCGCTCATGGGCCGGAAAAATATCCATGCACTGCGTGTGACCATGTGAGTAATAACAAGTGGTCGCTACACGACCACTTTGTCAGAAAGCACACAGAGAAATACAAGTTTTCGTGTAACGTTTGTAATAAAGAGTTTAAAATCAAGAACGACTTGCAAACCCATATAAACCGAAGTCACAGTGAGAATCCGCCTCTGGTTTGTGACATATGCGGTCATACCAATAAGAGCATCCATGCCCTAAAGTGCCATAAAAAGTACGCCCACCACAAGCCACAATTTAAATGTAAACTCTGTAAAAGAAGAATGACGACTCAAGAGTATTTGGATCGCCATATGCAGGGGCATCAGACCAAGGAAAGAGTGATTTGTCCAACATGTGGTAAAAcatttcgtgaaaaatattcattggATGTTCACACGATGATCCACACTGGCGTCAAACCTTTCATTTGTCCTGTTTGTG GAAAAGGCACCCTGGCCCCCTACCTCCACTCCCTGCCGTATCtgtcaaaaatattgtcacCGACTTCACAAGAGATTATGTACAGAGACATTGCAATGACAAAGAATGACTGTCACATCGCCAGTTGCGCATTATTAAATACTTTTTGGACAAAGAAATGTGCTTTAGCTTGGGTTACAATG
- the LOC124305613 gene encoding oocyte zinc finger protein XlCOF6-like: protein MYPNICVKICTSGRFMFGKESIFMQPWQIVEFEGCLYYAFLPANHLKDLVALDEEEHNLDEETEDIEKLLSDNEGTLVSNDQESNANVDLNELSDYCQVKVESNSSDTELPSRVQIAIPSVVELESTYSCSACNIDFDLEIMLRRHNIKFHNHRAHKYKCKVCPKTCKTLMAFKMHVDMEHEKTKDPIVFVCTYCKFECKKRTTLHSHVARKHATHQKEHEEYLCDICEFKCQSRRRLKEHLERKHAADYKYVCEICGKKFKVKGDMRLHVRFKHKEGPRICDVCGKTCSNSNSLYVHQKWAHFKPKYECHICHRRMVTQFNLDQHILLQHERREIFVCEECGKSFTENHRLKQHMMTHTGDRPHTCTICGKAFLSAKDTEKHHGIFIFGKESVIMQEWQIIEFDDKPCYAFLPASCFSETVSDKQLNEVDNDINVAAEESYKNEPVPGSENESELGLTENHESPIVSDEDRALDKVENGRTIGDLYQVKMEGNTVTIEKLAENVTESINQDNELSEESNNQFFSEHVTPLPDSIIRSLKCKACSKTFDTEIAFRKHVAWTHKKKVCIEENGAYVCAVKGDLTTHVRFHHKEKPTMCDLCGKSCRNSGSLYVHQKWAHYKPKFECHICKRRMVTQENLDQHLLLQHEKKERIMCAECGKTFNKKDSFKRHMSIHTGNKPHLCPICSKPFARRSQLRQHLLIHTGKRPFVCDICGKAFTQKPGLICHRKTHPGTHPPLPVMPIGDIVNDLAGFKKDDQD, encoded by the exons ATGTATCCTAACATTTGcgt GAAAATATGCACCAGTGGTCGATTTATGTTCGGGAAGGAGTCAATCTTCATGCAACCATGGCAAATTGTGGAATTTGAAGGTTGCCTTTATTATGCATTTCTCCCAGCAAATCATTTGAAGGACTTAGTTGCACTTGACGAAGAAGAGCATAATCTGGACGAGGAAACTGAAGATATTGAAAAGTTATTATCAGATAACGAAGGCACTCTTGTTAGCAATGATCAGGAAAGCAACGCAAACGTAGATCTTAACGAACTTAGCGATTACTGCCAGGTTAAAGTTGAAAGTAATTCAAGTGATACCGAATTGCCATCAAGGGTACAGATTGCGATCCCTAGTGTGGTTGAACTGGAGAGTACTTATTCATGCAGTGCATGTAACATAGATTTTGATCTCGAGATCATGCTGAGGAGGCacaatataaaatttcataatcaCCGAGCCCATAAGTACAAATGCAAAGTATGTCCGAAAACTTGCAAAACGTTGATGGCGTTTAAAATGCATGTAGATATGGAACATGAGAAGACTAAAGATCCTATTGTGTTTGTCTGTACATATTGCAAATTTGAATGCAAAAAAAGGACGACCCTTCACTCGCACGTCGCAAGGAAGCATGCAACACATCAGAAGGAGCATGAGGAGTATTTGTGCGACATTTGCGAATTCAAGTGCCAGAGTAGACGTCGATTGAAGGAACATCTTGAGAGAAAACATGCTGCTGACTACAAATATGTCTGCGAGATATGTGGTAAAAAGTTCAAAGTCAAGGGTGATATGAGACTTCACGTAAGATTTAAGCACAAAGAGGGACCTAGAATATGCGACGTCTGTGGAAAAACTTGTTCAAACAGTAACTCTCTTTACGTTCATCAAAAATGGGCCCATTTTAAACCAAAGTACGAGTGCCACATTTGCCACCGTCGCATGGTTACCCAATTTAATCTCGATCAACATATTTTACTACAACATGAAAGGCGAGAAATCTTTGTGTGCGAGGAGTGCGGTAAATCTTTCACTGAAAATCACAGGCTGAAACAGCATATGATGACTCACACCGGAGATAGACCACACACGTGTACGATTTGTGGTAAAGC atttttatcagCCAAGGACACAGAAAAACACCATGGAATATTTATATTTGGCAAGGAGTCTGTAATTATGCAAGAATGGCAGATTATCGAATTTGATGACAAGCCCTGTTACGCCTTTCTCCCTGCTAGCTGTTTCTCTGAAACTGTAAGCGATAAGCAACTAAATGAGGTCGATAATGATATCAATGTCGCTGCTGAAGAAAGCTATAAAAATGAGCCTGTGCCAGGGAGTGAGAATGAGTCTGAGTTGGGACTAACTGAAAATCACGAATCACCTATTGTCAGTGACGAAGACAGAGCACTCGATAAAGTTGAAAACGGACGCACAATAGGCGACTTGTATCAAGTAAAAATGGAAGGAAATACCGTTACTATTGAAAAATTGGCTGAGAATGTTACGGAATCTATAAATCAAGATAATGAACTTTCAGAAGAATCGAACAATCAGTTTTTTTCTGAACACGTGACACCTTTGCCAGATTCGATCATACGATCCCTCAAGTGTAAGGCTTGTTCAAAAACTTTTGACACAGAAATAGCATTTCGGAAGCACGTCGCATGGACGCACAAGAAGAAAGTTTGCATCGAAGAAAATGGGGCCTATGTATGCGCC GTGAAAGGGGACTTGACAACTCATGTCAGGTTTCATCATAAAGAGAAACCCACAATGTGCGATTTGTGTGGTAAATCATGCCGTAACAGTGGCTCATTGTACGTCCATCAGAAGTGGGCTCACTACAAACCCAAGTTTGAGTGTCACATTTGCAAACGACGAATGGTAACTCAGGAGAATTTAGACCAACATTTGCTTCTGCAGCACGAAAAGAAGGAAAGGATCATGTGCGCCGAATGCGGAAAGACGTTCAACAAAAAAGACTCTTTTAAGAGGCACATGTCTATACATACGGGTAACAAACCGCACCTCTGCCCTATCTGTAGTAAACCATTTGCTCGTCGATCTCAACTACGACAACATCTCTTGATTCACACTGGAAAGCGACCATTTGTGTGCGACATATGTGGCAAGGCTTTCACCCAGAAACCAGGCTTAATATGCCATCGAAAAACTCATCCTGGAACCCATCCTCCGCTACCTGTGATGCCAATCGGTGATATCGTCAACGATCTTGCAGGGTTTAAAAAGGACGATCAGGACTAA
- the LOC124304380 gene encoding zinc finger protein 665-like, with amino-acid sequence MVRQQNIKVMVNSWRVKFRRKLPEQEYPLKFGVNFKTACALRIANGLSKTLGKKVIISKSLLSRLQTRHPNTGNTQLAKEDSQSNNTFEHKSHTDKEHNSPEIGKASSSEHARVSSQKVNTDGSHLAKENDAGKNITQQKLNTDNESSAPESIEARPNKRSCTPPQESNSDDDCFAKKDCKGKKTGEQKLDTETKTSGSLCLTASLRKHSRTMPQKSNLGGRRLTKEESKCQKALNQKLDMDSKSADSPFIAGSKSLLLRALQKTSNAEDKDLDKEDSEWENFISQHRFKPAGTLPDPDSIMDSQSELKCIICDREFRCKMELSRHIKSHNTRRPFKCAHCPKTFRTAYDQRKHAGCHDENLSYTCDICKVKFKSKQALKHHRIRKHDDTEYQFTCDKCSKQFKIKSDLSTHLKSLHTEAPSLVCEICGKSCKNGTAMSSHRRKHRTDFKKFECNICKRIYKSEHNLSNHLLVHEKGITCNECGMEFNCTKRLNYHMFNKHRQSAPCICSICHKPFKSNGSLRTHILTHTGERPYKCDLCGEAFTQRSSMMRHRRSHPGRFSPPPPIHITAIVKDIEEKEISKN; translated from the exons ATGGTGCGACAGCAAAATATTAAAgtgat GGTCAACTCTTGGCGTGTTAAATTCCGGCGGAAACTTCCAGAGCAAGAATATCCACTGAAATTTGGAGTTAACTTTAAAACTGCTTGTGCGCTACGAATTGCAAATGGATTGAGCAAAACTTTGGGCAAAAAAGTGATAATCAGTAAATCACTTTTGTCACGGTTACAGACTAGACACCCTAATACAGGTAATACTCAATTGGCCAAAGAAGACAGTCAAAGTAATAACACCTTCGAACATAAATCTCACACAGATAAAGAACACAACAGTCCCGAAATTGGAAAGGCAAGTTCGAGTGAACATGCCCGTGTCTCGTCGCAGAAAGTTAATACAGATGGAAGTCATTTGGCCAAAGAAAATGATGCAGGTAAAAACATCACACAACAGAAACTCAATACAGATAACGAATCTTCTGCACCAGAATCCATCGAGGCTAGACCAAATAAACGTTCTTGTACCCCACCACAAGAATCTAATTCAGATGACGATTGCTTCGCCAAAAAAGATTGTAAAGGTAAGAAGACCGGGGAACAGAAACTCGATACAGAAACCAAAACTTCTGGCTCACTATGTTTGACGGCTAGTCTAAGAAAACACTCTCGTACTATGCCACAAAAGTCTAATCTAGGTGGCCGTCGACTGACTAAAGAAGAAAGTAAGTGTCAGAAAGCTTTGAACCAGAAACTTGATATGGATTCCAAATCTGCTGATTCTCCATTTATCGCGGGTTCCAAAAGTTTACTTTTGCGTGCATTACAAAAGACATCCAATGCTGAGGACAAAGACTTGGACAAAGAAGATAGTGAATGGGAGAATTTTATCTCACAACACAGATTTAAGCCAGCTGGTACGCTGCCTGATCCAGACTCTATTATGGACAGTCAGAGTGAActtaaatgtataatatgtgaCAGAGAGTTCAGGTGCAAAATGGAACTTTCTAGGCACATCAAAAGCCACAATACTCGAAGACCTTTTAAATGTGCGCACTGTCCAAAAACCTTCAGAACTGCGTACGATCAGCGTAAGCATGCCGGTTGTCATGACGAAAATCTTTCATACACTTGTGATATATGCAAAGTTAAATTTAAGTCAAAACAAGCATTGAAGCATCATCGTATCAGGAAACATGACGACACCGAATATCAATTCACATGCGATAAGTGCAGCAAACAGTTCAAAATAAAGAGCGATCTTTCAACTCATTTGAAATCTCTCCATACTGAGGCACCTTCACTGGTGTGCGAAATTTGTGGTAAATCATGCAAGAATGGAACGGCGATGAGCTCTCACAGACGAAAACATCGGACagactttaaaaaatttgaatgtaaCATTTGCAAACGTATATACAAATCTGAACATAATCTAAGCAACCATTTGCTGGTGCACGAAAAAGGAATCACATGCAACGAATGCGGCATGGAATTCAACTGCACAAAGAGGCTAAACTATCACATGTTCAACAAACACAGACAATCGGCACCTTGTATATGCTCCATATGTCATAAACCATTCAAGAGTAACGGCAGCTTACGCACGCATATCCTTACTCACACGGGAGAGAGACCGTACAAGTGTGATTTATGTGGAGAAGCCTTTACCCAAAGATCCAGCATGATGCGACACAGGCGTAGTCATCCTGGAAGGTTTTCGCCTCCCCCACCTATTCACATCACCGCAATAGTTAAGGATATTGAAGAGAAGGAGATCTCAAAAAATTAG
- the LOC124305614 gene encoding zinc finger protein 665-like, with the protein MCGFKSFKRSTLSSHVTRKHKRKREEKTMSAMIEEYCCNTCAYKTFKKENLQAHVLGHKEVVDEGPSLSCNSCEFKCEKGVPLASYVVDKHKAAEEFRCDVCDFKCFKKSTMYSHKRRHRADSDGKIYNCNECKFKTTKKTSLYSHIKRKHKVLTKNDAGMEQVTEYFYCNQCEYKNKNKYELKVHVARKHTDDFKFSCETCGKKFKVKGDLTNHIRFNHKEGPVICDVCGKTCLNSNSLYVHQKFAHYKAKYECHICKRRLVTQENLNEHMLRQHEKRENVVCEECGKTFSRNSRLKVHMRIHTGDKPYTCNVCGKSFARRTALKQHLLIHTGIRPYVCDICGKSFTQKPGLISHRKSHPGIHPPLPRVLIDHILNDVMNN; encoded by the coding sequence ATGTGCGGTTTCAAATCATTCAAGAGAAGTACACTTTCTTCTCATGTAACACGGAAGCACAAACGTAAACGTGAAGAAAAAACTATGAGTGCCATGATCGAGGAGTATTGTTGCAACACTTGTGCGTACAAGACCTTCAAGAAAGAAAATCTCCAGGCCCATGTACTAGGACATAAGGAAGTGGTAGACGAAGGCCCCTCACTCTCCTGTAATTCCTGCGAATTTAAGTGTGAAAAAGGTGTGCCGTTGGCCTCCTATGTAGTGGACAAACATAAAGCGGCCGAGGAGTTCAGATGCGACGTTTGCGACTTCAAGTGCTTCAAAAAGAGCACCATGTATTCTCATAAGCGTAGGCACAGAGCAGATAGTGATGGCAAAATTTACAATTGCAACGAATGCAAATTCAAAACCACCAAAAAAACTTCTCTTTATTCGCACATCAAAAGGAAGCACAAAGTACTGACAAAAAACGACGCTGGTATGGAACAAGTCACAGAATACTTTTACTGTAACCAGTGCGAgtacaagaataaaaataagtatgAATTGAAAGTGCATGTCGCAAGGAAACACACAGATGATTTCAAGTTTTCGTGCGAAACTTGCGGGAAGAAATTTAAGGTCAAAGGTGACTTGACCAACCATATAAGATTCAATCACAAGGAGGGACCAGTTATATGTGATGTGTGTGGCAAAACATGCCTGAACAGCAATTCTCTCTATGTGCATCAAAAGTTTGCTCATTACAAAGCTAAATACGAATGTCATATTTGTAAAAGGCGGCTCGTCACCCAAGAAAATCTCAATGAACACATGCTGCGACAGCATGAAAAACGGGAGAATGTTGTATGCGAGGAATGTGGAAAGACGTTTTCACGGAACAGCCGATTGAAAGTTCACATGAGAATTCATACAGGTGATAAACCATATACCTGCAATGTATGCGGCAAATCATTTGCTAGGCGGACAGCCCTCAAACAACACCTCCTAATACACACGGGAATTCGTCCCTACGTTTGTGACATTTGTGGCAAGTCTTTCACTCAAAAACCAGGGCTCATCAGCCATCGCAAGTCTCATCCCGGGATTCACCCTCCCCTACCAAGAGTTCTCATAGATCACATCTTGAACGACGTTATGAATAACTGA
- the LOC124304388 gene encoding zinc finger protein 25-like yields MMKEPNPGDDAGSNGDIKNEETHVKMDEDDLDDTPLVCRKKPNEEKVQQKRLKLKKSFSCEICYTSFDSKSKLTSHMFKHSNSRPHKCTVCFKGFKTSAYLARHMEIHDESSKLHSCNLCEFKARTKPYLKIHYIRKHTEDYNFNCEQCGKMFKVQSDYTTHMKDHDTESCCVCDICGTSYPSKSSLYFHKHYKHKTRVKEFECTTCRKRFKTQKNLENHSELHKMKYVCEQCGMEFKFKYGLTKHLRTHSGEKSYLCAICGKTFGCLSSQKIHLLTHVGERPYVCDLCGQSFTQRSPMMLHRKKHPGSHPPPPPIKITNLLHGVQDKIIVNKSTK; encoded by the coding sequence ATGATGAAAGAGCCAAATCCGGGAGATGACGCAGGGTCGAATGGTGATATTAAAAACGAAGAGACACATGTCAAAATGGACGAAGACGACTTAGATGATACACCTCTGGTTTGCAGGAAAAAACCCAACGAAGAGAAGGTCCAACAGAAAcggttgaaattgaaaaaatccttcAGCTGTGAAATTTGTTACACATCATTCGACAGTAAAAGTAAATTAACCAGCCATATGTTTAAGCATAGTAATTCTCGGCCACACAAATGCACTGTATGCTTCAAAGGATTTAAGACTAGCGCTTACCTAGCCCGCCATATGGAGATACATGACGAGTCATCTAAGTTGCACTCCTGTAATTTGTGCGAATTTAAGGCTCGCACAAAACCCTATCTGAAGATTCATTATATCAGGAAGCATACGGAGGATTATAACTTTAACTGTGAACAGTGCGGAAAGATGTTCAAAGTACAGTCCGACTACACGACACATATGAAGGACCATGATACTGAATCTTGTTGTGTATGTGACATATGCGGAACATCTTATCCTAGCAAAAGTTCATTATACTTTCATAAGCATTACAAGCACAAGACTAGAGTCAAAGAGTTTGAGTGTACGACATGTCGAAAACGTTTTAAGACTCAGAAGAATTTGGAAAACCACTCAGAACTCCATAAAATGAAATACGTATGTGAGCAGTGTGGAAtggaatttaaatttaaatacggCTTGACAAAACATCTCAGAACTCATTCCGGAGAAAAGTCGTATTTGTGTGCCATTTGCGGTAAAACGTTTGGCTGTTTGAGCTCGCAAAAGATCCATCTCCTGACTCACGTTGGAGAACGACCTTATGTATGTGACTTGTGTGGTCAGAGTTTTACGCAACGGTCCCCAATGATGCTGCACCGAAAAAAGCATCCTGGATCACATCCACCTCCTCCACCTATTAAAATAACGAACTTGTTGCACGGAGTCCAAGATAAGATCATTGTCAACAAGAGTACCAAATAA
- the LOC124304386 gene encoding zinc finger protein 37 homolog — translation MKSPRTILANMQNSMRLKLGGQSGRVLEMSRPSEISFHKDEEVSGEKCSSETLLAIKEEVVIDDDTANVTNETNNKNQVGNRKQGLKYSCDLCNVSYKFKRTYSKHMRKHSELRPFKCKVCGKKFKYKSGLKKHVRDQHDDTAPLYSCKICEFSTKHYPYLQVHFTRKHTDDYKYKCSSCKKQFKVETDYKVHMADHETGLFVCDFCGLTYSNKSSLYYHRNYKHTNKLKSFECKVCNKKLQSEKNLKIHLKQHEETFVCEECGMKFARKHGLTKHRRVHTKEKLHGCPVCGKAFACTATQRVHFLTHAGLRPYVCNVCGSKFTQRSSLMLHWKRKHPDAIDPPPPVILNNILKTIKLNAE, via the coding sequence ATGAAAAGTCCAAGGACAATCCTTGCTAATATGCAGAACAGTATGAGATTGAAATTGGGTGGACAATCGGGAAGAGTACTGGAAATGAGTCGACCatcagaaatttcttttcataaGGATGAAGAAGTCAGCGGTGAAAAGTGTTCATCAGAAACTTTATTGGCAATAAAAGAAGAGGTGGTGATTGACGATGACACAGCCAACGTCACGAATGaaaccaataataaaaatcaggTGGGGAATCGCAAACAAGGATTAAAGTACAGCTGCGACCTCTGCAATGTTTCATACAAGTTTAAGAGAACGTATAGTAAACATATGAGGAAACACAGCGAGTTACGACCTTTTAAGTGTAAAGTgtgcggaaaaaaattcaaatacaaaTCCGGTTTGAAAAAGCACGTAAGAGATCAACACGACGATACCGCACCTTTATATTCTTGTAAGATATGCGAATTCTCAACTAAACACTATCCTTACTTGCAAGTACACTTTACACGAAAACATACCGACGATTACAAATACAAATGTAGCTCTTGCAAGAAACAATTTAAAGTGGAAACTGACTATAAGGTTCATATGGCAGATCATGAGACTGGATTGTTTGTATGTGATTTTTGCGGGTTGACATACTCGAACAAGAGTTCTCTCTATTATCACAGAAACTACAAGCACACAAACAAACTGAAGTCATTCGAGTGCAAAGTTTGTAACAAGAAGCTTCAAAGCGAAAAGAATCTAAAAATTCATCTTAAGCAACACGAGGAAACGTTTGTCTGTGAGGAATGCGGAATGAAGTTTGCTCGAAAGCATGGCCTTACAAAACATCGTCGCGTACACACCAAGGAAAAGTTACACGGCTGTCCTGTCTGTGGCAAAGCCTTCGCTTGTACGGCCACACAGAGAGTACATTTTTTAACGCATGCTGGCCTGCGACCCTATGTATGCAATGTTTGTGGTTCAAAGTTCACGCAGAGATCTTCGTTGATGCTCCACTGGAAAAGAAAACACCCTGACGCTATTGACCCTCCCCCGCCAGTCATCCTGAACAACATATTGAAGACAATAAAGCTAAATGCCGAATAG
- the LOC124305616 gene encoding zinc finger protein 32-like: MVQQGENSMWAPAPRVEMHSNATKIAADSKLTISKYPNSTAESNKSTYENTNGTAKIAKTMVEKEIPTEVSIAPTCETCCKTFASKRKLTVHIKYVHSSLRPFVCEICSLAFKMKNALKKHMQIIHEGSYKLIPCQVCGYKAKDKSRLKDHYVRRHPSIYATSCYICGMQLKFKRDLTTHINQIHCGPVVCEKCGDVLPNYRSLCNHKKTHHVGNSRRNRNFKYGICSKGFASQKSVDAHRLKQHNNGESCYCDHCSKSFTGKYSLAHHIHNVHREDRPYLCPVCSKTFKMHSLLQLHLFTHTNVKPYRCDICGSTYTQRGSMMLHRRKHPGELPPVPPIKLDFLLKSIQPKIKELAKIQGSMNDSSSIGH; encoded by the coding sequence ATGGTTCAGCAAGGAGAAAATTCAATGTGGGCCCCAGCGCCTAGGGTTGAAATGCACAGTAATGCAACAAAAATTGCTGCAGATAGTAAACtgacaatttcaaaataccCAAACAGCACAGCAGAGAGCAACAAATCAACATACGAAAATACCAACGGCACTGCAAAAATAGCAAAGACCATGGTGGAAAAAGAGATACCAACTGAAGTTTCGATCGCTCCTACTTGCGAAACCTGTTGCAAAACATTCGCTAGTAAACGTAAGCTCACTGTGCATATTAAATATGTACATTCATCATTGCGTCCCTTTGTCTGCGAAATTTGTTCCTTGGcattcaaaatgaaaaacgcACTTAAGAAGCATATGCAAATAATACACGAGGGATCCTACAAATTAATCCCATGCCAAGTCTGTGGATACAAAGCCAAAGATAAGTCGCGTCTCAAAGATCATTACGTAAGACGCCACCCATCAATCTATGCGACTTCCTGTTATATTTGTGGTATGCAGTTGAAATTCAAGAGAGACCTGACTACTCACATTAATCAGATTCACTGTGGTCCTGTGGTATGCGAAAAGTGTGGTGACGTTCTTCCAAATTACAGATCGCTATGCAATCATAAAAAAACACATCATGTAGGTAACTCCAggagaaatagaaattttaaatatggAATTTGCTCCAAGGGTTTTGCCTCCCAGAAATCAGTTGATGCTCATAGGCTCAAACAGCATAACAATGGCGAGAGCTGTTACTGTGATCATTGCAGTAAATCATTTACAGGAAAATATTCACTGGCCCATCATATTCACAATGTACACAGGGAAGACAGACCGTATTTGTGCCCTGTATGCAGTAAGACATTTAAAATGCACAGTCTGCTACAGCTTCACCTTTTTACACATACCAATGTGAAGCCTTACCGGTGTGATATTTGTGGCTCGACATATACTCAACGCGGCTCCATGATGCTGCACAGGCGTAAGCATCCTGGTGAACTGCCTCCCGTCCCGCCGATAAAGCTTGATTTTCTATTAAAAAGTATCCAACCTAAGATTAAGGAACTCGCAAAGATTCAGGGCAGCATGAATGATAGCAGCAGCATTGGCCACTAG
- the LOC124305615 gene encoding zinc finger protein 626-like, with translation MRRTFKRRRLASIKDSNEIEGPTLRSCNVSTEEDAAGLLSRVKDETNVTNSKLSIKNSNKSYSEDIKPRGVFYKKLTDGNYTCDICHSTFEQKSKIMRHITSKHSFHRPFKCSICSKAFKYKCDLKAHKLIHETIDSSMLHRCDKCDYGTKTKNNLKSHYIRKHTDDYKFSCEHCGKRFKMEWDLKFHVGTHGSSQHMCDICGRFYTSSYSLYKHRKVAHLNDYKYQCSVCNKRLLTQENLDNHMLQHSQTYTCKECAKVFASKRYLSTHMTTHTGVKPYPCHVCEKNFRTSHMRNTHLLTHSAERPHICDLCGQAFKRRYYMIEHRRKHPDAHLSSPPVPLGSIRGNLGNIAPESSA, from the coding sequence ATGAGAAGAACCTTTAAGCGAAGAAGACTCGCCTCGATTAAAGATTCCAATGAGATTGAAGGTCCAACATTGAGATCCTGCAATGTTTCCACAGAAGAGGATGCTGCGGGACTTCTGTCTCGAGTGAAAGATGAAACAAATGTGACTAATTCAAAGTTGTCTATCAAGAATAGTAACAAATCATATTCTGAAGATATAAAGCCAAGAGGCgtgttttacaaaaaattaacagACGGTAATTATACTTGTGATATATGCCACTCGACGTTTGAACAAAAAAGCAAAATCATGCGACACATAACAAGTAAACATAGCTTTCACAGGCCGTTTAAATGCTCAATTTGTTCGAAGGCTTTCAAGTACAAGTGTGACTTGAAGGCGCATAAGTTGATCCATGAAACAATTGACTCTAGCATGTTACACAGGTGCGATAAGTGCGATTATGGTACAAAGACAAAAAATAACCTGAAGTCGCACTACATCAGAAAACACACCGATGATTACAAATTCTCATGTGAACACTGTGGGAAAAGATTCAAAATGGAGTGGGATCTGAAGTTTCACGTCGGTACACATGGCAGCTCGCAGCATATGTGTGACATATGTGGACGATTTTATACAAGTAGCTACTCTCTGTACAAGCACAGGAAAGTTGCTCATCTTAATGACTATAAGTATCAATGCAGCGTTTGTAACAAGAGACTTTTGACTCAGGAGAATCTCGACAATCACATGCTGCAGCACAGTCAGACGTACACTTGCAAGGAATGCGCAAAAGTATTTGCCTCGAAACGGTACCTTTCTACTCATATGACGACTCACACTGGCGTTAAGCCTTATCCCTGCCACGTGTGCGAGAAAAACTTTCGTACCTCGCACATGAGGAATACGCATTTACTTACGCACTCAGCTGAACGCCCCCACATATGTGATCTTTGTGGTCAGGCATTCAAGAGAAGATATTACATGATTGAACACCGTCGGAAGCATCCCGACGCTCACCTTTCGTCTCCACCTGTACCACTGGGTAGTATAAGAGGAAATCTCGGAAATATTGCACCCGAATCCTCGGCTTAG